Sequence from the Candidatus Aegiribacteria sp. genome:
CCCAGCAGATAGCTGATAGGAGCGGTGATGGCGTTGGCAGTAAGCTCCATCAGTATCCATTTAACACTTTCCTCATGACTTATAGGCAGATGACTGCAGAGGAATTCCATTATGGGATCAAGTTCACCCAGTATTGCCATAGTGAAGGCTTCGGGTCCTGAGCCTCGGTTGAGAATAGTTTCAAGATCAGGATAGAATTCCTGCGTTACTATGATACCGGCTGACCTTTCCGCCTTTGAATGCAACAGATCTGATTGATTACTGCTTCAGGCTTTTCGTACTATTCCTACGGGGGTGCTTGCTGTCCCCTGGCCCAGAGGATTGTCACTGAGAATTTCAATAAGAAGATCTTTTTCAACTTCTGGAGGATAAACTCCTAGAATGTTGCCACCGAGGTCGTTTACATCAACAACCGCTGCTTTGCAGCTGAAGTGTTCTGAAATTGTTCTGGAGACTCCATCGGGATTTTCAGGGGCAAGGCTTACCGCTCTGTTGAATGGCGGTATTGTTCCGCTTGTAGGTCCGTCAATTGATCTGGCTTTTGTCCCGGCTATACGATAGAAATCACCCTTTCTACCGAACAGTTTGCTCAATGCGCTCACGAAAGCCGCAAATAGAATTCTTGGTATTCCGCATTCCCGCAGCGCGCATTCCATTGTTTCTGGAATTCCCAGACCGATGCCCCCTGGTGTTTTTGTGACGAACCTGCTTAGAAGAGTGGCAAGGCGACGAGGTTTCAGAGAACCGTCATCCAGCAGATAATACCTGCCCTGGCTCGCCCCTACGGCTTTTTCGCTAACAAATAGAATGTCATCCTGCAGGGGTACTACATCAGCCTGCTTAAGCCCATCTACGATTACTTCGAGGAGATTATCTCCTTTGAGGATCAGCCTGGTTTTCACAGGTATCCGTTCCCAGGAGATCCCTCTTGCGATTATTGTATTCTTTCTCATAATGTACCTGACCTTTCAGGCGAGTATGCAGCAGGGTACAAAATTGGACAATAGGAGGAAAAATGATCCTTGCGGGAGTTCTGACCAGGGAAGTAATAGAATACCTTGAGAACAAGAATACCGTGCTTATTCCGGTGGGATCGCTTGAGCAGCATGGTGACGCAGCTCCTCTGGCATGCGATACGATTATTCCCGTGAGACTCTGCGCGGCTGCTGGAATGATAACGGGAACGGCTGTTACTCCTGCGATAACGTTCGGAATGTCCGAAAACCATATGGGTTTTCCAGGAACGGTAACCCTTCAACGAAGTACTCTTTCCGCTATGGCAAGGGACATTGCCGTATCTCTTTATACTCATGGCTTCAGAAAGATAGTTTTTCTAAGCGGACATGGCGGGAACAGAAGCCCTGTTACCGATGGATTGAGAGAAGCATCTGAAGATTGTCCTGATGCGGATTTACGATACCTTCCATACTGGAAGCTGCCGGGGGTTGTTAAAAAACAGA
This genomic interval carries:
- a CDS encoding coenzyme F420-0:L-glutamate ligase, with translation MRKNTIIARGISWERIPVKTRLILKGDNLLEVIVDGLKQADVVPLQDDILFVSEKAVGASQGRYYLLDDGSLKPRRLATLLSRFVTKTPGGIGLGIPETMECALRECGIPRILFAAFVSALSKLFGRKGDFYRIAGTKARSIDGPTSGTIPPFNRAVSLAPENPDGVSRTISEHFSCKAAVVDVNDLGGNILGVYPPEVEKDLLIEILSDNPLGQGTASTPVGIVRKA
- a CDS encoding creatininase family protein produces the protein MILAGVLTREVIEYLENKNTVLIPVGSLEQHGDAAPLACDTIIPVRLCAAAGMITGTAVTPAITFGMSENHMGFPGTVTLQRSTLSAMARDIAVSLYTHGFRKIVFLSGHGGNRSPVTDGLREASEDCPDADLRYLPYWKLPGVVKKQRELFCQDPGYHVTVTEVSMVWHLMGMRMPEFEKMSFPPEPPDGAIISREKWKELYPDGGAGSNLKYVSEEKGKTFFDFLVNSLCFYLEALNKGE